A region of Sugiyamaella lignohabitans strain CBS 10342 chromosome A, complete sequence DNA encodes the following proteins:
- the PEF1 gene encoding Pef1p (Penta-EF-hand protein; required for polar bud growth and cell wall abscission; binds calcium and zinc with different affinity; localizes to bud site in G1, bud neck in G2; binds to Sec31p and modulates COPII coat assembly; GO_component: GO:0005935 - cellular bud neck [Evidence IEA]; GO_component: GO:0005935 - cellular bud neck [Evidence IDA] [PMID 17640275]; GO_component: GO:0005934 - cellular bud tip [Evidence IEA]; GO_component: GO:0005737 - cytoplasm [Evidence IEA,IEA]; GO_component: GO:0005737 - cytoplasm [Evidence IDA] [PMID 14562095]; GO_component: GO:0005829 - cytosol [Evidence IDA] [PMID 22792405]; GO_component: GO:0005634 - nucleus [Evidence IEA,IEA]; GO_component: GO:0005634 - nucleus [Evidence IDA] [PMID 14562095]; GO_component: GO:0030427 - site of polarized growth [Evidence IDA] [PMID 17640275]; GO_function: GO:0005509 - calcium ion binding [Evidence IEA]; GO_function: GO:0005509 - calcium ion binding [Evidence IDA] [PMID 17640275]; GO_function: GO:0046872 - metal ion binding [Evidence IEA]; GO_function: GO:0008270 - zinc ion binding [Evidence IDA] [PMID 17640275]; GO_process: GO:0007120 - axial cellular bud site selection [Evidence IMP] [PMID 17640275]; GO_process: GO:0007121 - bipolar cellular bud site selection [Evidence IMP] [PMID 17640275]; GO_process: GO:0003400 - regulation of COPII vesicle coating [Evidence IDA,IMP,IPI] [PMID 22792405]) yields MGDELPRFPTPGETFGVPTPINDRPIRRSGTDDYFNSGGIPPLPVHRQRQTSAPHPTAYDYQVPYPDGQGQSSMYASQYGRSAPAHTSSYPPPPPPPNMGGSGGGGGGNGGGVAARPSRSPRQSPRGPQVPISTPEANLRQLFHDVDRNKNGYLTESELKSALVNGDYTRFDRETVRLMIRMFDVNGDGAIQYNEFAQLWRYLHEWRVIFNRFDRDKSDSISINEFHTALVAFGYSLSQRCTEYIFSIYAKLDRRGVAVMSFDVFVQSCIHIKSVTESFKKFDTDRDGYITLAFEQFLVEVSRLR; encoded by the coding sequence ATGGGAGACGAACTGCCCCGGTTTCCCACGCCAGGTGAGACTTTTGGAGTCCCCACGCCAATAAACGACAGACCAATTCGACGGTCAGGCACTGACGATTACTTCAACAGTGGAGGTATTCCTCCTTTACCTGTACACAGACAGAGACAGACTTCGGCTCCACATCCCACTGCCTACGACTATCAAGTACCATATCCAGATGGACAGGGCCAGTCTTCGATGTATGCTTCACAGTACGGACGGTCAGCTCCAGCACACACGAGTTCATATCCACCACCGCCGCCTCCTCCTAATATGGGAGGAAGTGGTGGAGGCGGTGGAGGAAATGGTGGAGGAGTTGCTGCACGACCTTCTCGTTCACCACGACAGTCTCCAAGAGGACCACAAGTGCCAATATCGACGCCAGAAGCCAATTTACGACAGTTATTTCACGATGTAGACAGAAACAAGAACGGCTATTTAACGGAATCAGAGCTCAAGAGCGCTCTTGTCAACGGAGACTATACCCGGTTCGACAGAGAGACAGTGCGACTGATGATTCGTATGTTCGATGTCAATGGCGATGGTGCTATTCAATACAACGAATTTGCTCAACTATGGCGATACCTGCACGAATGGCGAGTCATTTTCAACCGGTTCGACCGCGACAAGAGCGATtctatcagcatcaacgaGTTCCACACTGCACTCGTGGCGTTCGGATACTCGCTGTCCCAGCGATGCACCGAGTACATCTTCTCCATCTACGCCAAACTGGATCGTCGCGGCGTGGCCGTCATGTCCTTCGACGTGTTTGTCCAGTCGTGCATCCACATCAAAAGCGTCACCGAATCGTTCAAGAAGTTCGACACCGACCGCGACGGCTACATCACCCTCGCCTTCGAGCAGTTCCTTGTCGAGGTCTCTCGTTTACGCTAa